From a region of the Pongo pygmaeus isolate AG05252 chromosome 5, NHGRI_mPonPyg2-v2.0_pri, whole genome shotgun sequence genome:
- the LOC129037985 gene encoding uncharacterized LOC128125822 homolog, with protein MIRPQSSMSKHIPQFCGVLGHTFMEFLKGSGDYCQAQHDLYADK; from the exons ATGATTAGGCCACAATCTTCAATGAGTAAACATATTCCT CAATTCTGTGGTGTTCTTGGTCACACATTTATGGAGTTTCTGAAGGGCAGTGGAGATTACTGCCAGGCACAGCACGACCTCTATGCAGACAAGTGA
- the PTP4A1 gene encoding protein tyrosine phosphatase type IVA 1 isoform X1, translated as MARMNRPAPVEVTYKNMRFLITHNPTNATLNKFIEELKKYGVTTIVRVCEATYDTALVEKEGIHVLDWPFDDGAPPSNQIVDDWLSLVKIKFREEPGCCIAVHCVAGLGRAPVLVALALIEGGMKYEDAVQFIRQKRRGAFNSKQLLYLEKYRPKMRLRFKDSNGHRNNCCIQ; from the exons ATGGCTCGAATGAACCGCCCAGCTCCTGTGGAAGTCACATACAAGAACATGAGATTTCTTATTACACACAATCCAACCAATGcgaccttaaacaaatttatagag GAACTTAAGAAGTATGGAGTTACCACAATAGTAAGAGTATGTGAAGCAACTTATGACACTGCTCTTGTGGAGAAAGAAGGTATCCATGTTCTT gattggcCTTTTGATGATGGCGCACCACCATCCAACCAGATTGTTGATGACTGGTTAAGTCTTGTGAAAATCAAGTTTCGTGAAGAACCTGGTTGTTGTATTGCTGTTCATTGCGTTGCAGGCCTTGGGAG AGCTCCAGTACTTGTTGCCCTAGCattaattgaaggtggaatgaaatatgaagatGCAGTACAATTCATAAGACA aaaGCGGCGTGGAGCTTTTAACAGCAAGCAACTTTTGTATTTGGAGAAGTATCGTCCTAAAATGCGGCTGCGTTTCAAAGATTCCAACGGTCACAGAAACAACTGTTGCATTCAATAA
- the PTP4A1 gene encoding protein tyrosine phosphatase type IVA 1 isoform X2, producing MARMNRPAPVEVTYKNMRFLITHNPTNATLNKFIEELKKYGVTTIVRVCEATYDTALVEKEGIHVLDWPFDDGAPPSNQIVDDWLSLVKIKFREEPGCCIAVHCVAGLGRAPVLVALALIEGGMKYEDAVQFIRHGVELLTASNFCIWRSIVLKCGCVSKIPTVTETTVAFNKIGVPNAIGSGT from the exons ATGGCTCGAATGAACCGCCCAGCTCCTGTGGAAGTCACATACAAGAACATGAGATTTCTTATTACACACAATCCAACCAATGcgaccttaaacaaatttatagag GAACTTAAGAAGTATGGAGTTACCACAATAGTAAGAGTATGTGAAGCAACTTATGACACTGCTCTTGTGGAGAAAGAAGGTATCCATGTTCTT gattggcCTTTTGATGATGGCGCACCACCATCCAACCAGATTGTTGATGACTGGTTAAGTCTTGTGAAAATCAAGTTTCGTGAAGAACCTGGTTGTTGTATTGCTGTTCATTGCGTTGCAGGCCTTGGGAG AGCTCCAGTACTTGTTGCCCTAGCattaattgaaggtggaatgaaatatgaagatGCAGTACAATTCATAAGACA CGGCGTGGAGCTTTTAACAGCAAGCAACTTTTGTATTTGGAGAAGTATCGTCCTAAAATGCGGCTGCGTTTCAAAGATTCCAACGGTCACAGAAACAACTGTTGCATTCAATAAAATTGGGGTGCCTAATGCTATTGGAAGTGGAACTTGA